The following proteins are encoded in a genomic region of Magnolia sinica isolate HGM2019 chromosome 1, MsV1, whole genome shotgun sequence:
- the LOC131256706 gene encoding uncharacterized protein LOC131256706 isoform X6: MSTGRQTVKDLIEEAKKRIVLLLICIFGLSYIMSLTSSSVWVNLPAAASLIVFLRYISFDMEMRKRGAAYNRPPSVENPPEKKSFEIPKIAPENSNWRRKVNSPTVEAAIDQFTRHLVSEWVTDLWYSRLTPDKDGPEELVQIMNGVLGEVSFRARDINLIDLLTRDIINLICNHLELYRVCQAKIGKHETGKMPIGHQDTQLKLVLASENKLHPALFSAEAEHKVLQHLMGGLISLTFKPEDLQCSFFRHTVRELLACAVMRPVLNLANPRFINERIESLVLSSSKKTDKGVTSSQQEGSQNNPSSRTSSDRFSGVLDRSNKGVELVQFKHTHSVTASGEAAKGIANGTVLLKNQKHSVCDLSSSSYQASAVPMIHKLHPTTSNLIPGDAQSSQSKNSSPLGSQCRPSGEWGQMLDVMSRRKTQALAPEHFENMWTKGRNYKKKEGVNQSAKQVIQNSSAGNTMDHLRVTSKHKIQDGTVKAYTSTRNTVYPQHKDSHMVENSYAHIDGNRSTQPIVTSYQGNAEHDPMHLEEDELESESSYPTEDDETSTVTGLDSPVTKVWDSKNNRHAAVSHIRHPLESSDGRSTRKSSKGHIRYQRLSKTHSGRKRFRSSNQKVPIWQEVERTTLSLGDGKDILNASKHDAEADDHDDSDSESPGRVHSGAAASSSAPSISISKACNSSLKSPENSFLEDSFLKLRCEVLGANFVKSGSKTFAVYSISVTDADNNNWSIKRRFRHFEELHRHLKEFSEYNLSLPPKHFLSSGLELSVVQERCKLLDTYLKKLLQLPTISGSIEVWDFLSVDSQTYMFSNSLSIIETLSVDLADKPYEKQTKVQSSMEDINDQLSIKRKEHLGTKSQESTFMPDISELKTRNVKNFSGKSSGKQCKNQFDDHSGSDSDGRLQKNNSSFIKPGKAPKSSERSSDDSPQETSQSLLEAAADPTLPTEWVPPNLSVPILDLVDVIFQLQDGGWIRRQAFWVAKQVLQLGMGDAFDDWLIEKILLLRRGSVIASIIKRIEQ; this comes from the exons ATGAGTACGGGGCGGCAGACTGTTAAAGACCTCATCGAGGAAGCGAAGAAACGGATCGTGTTATTGCTGATTTGCATTTTTGGACTTTCCTATATCATGTCCT TAACAAGCTCCTCCGTTTGGGTCAATTTGCCTGCTGCCGCCTCCTTAATTGTCTTCCTCCGCTATATCTCATTTGATATGGAAATGCGAAAAAGAGGTGCAGCATACAACAGGCCACCTTCAGTTGAGAATCCACCTGAAAAGAAATCTTTTGAAATTCCAAAGATTGCCCCTGAAAACTCAAACTGGAGAAGAAAGGTGAATTCTCCCACTGTTGAGGCAGCAATCGATCAGTTCACAAGACATCTAGTTTCTGAGTGGGTGACAGATCTGTGGTACTCACGTTTAACTCCCGATAAGGATGGTCCAGAGGAGCTGGTGCAGATCATGAATGGTGTCCTTGGAGAAGTTTCATTTCGTGcaagagatataaatctcattgaTCTTCTTACCAG GGATATTATCAATCTGATTTGCAATCACTTAGAGCTTTATCGTGTATGTCAAGCCAAGATTGGAAAGCATGAGACAGGTAAGATGCCCATAGGTCATCAGGATACACAACTGAAGCTGGTTCTGGCATCTGAGAATAAGTTGCATCCAGCTTTGTTTTCTGCTGAAGCTGAGCACAAG GTTTTGCAGCACTTGATGGGCGGGCTTATCTCTTTAACTTTCAAGCCAGAAGATCTGCAGTGTTCTTTCTTCCGTCATACAGTTAGGGAGCTTCTTGCTTGTGCAGTGATGCGACCTGTCTTGAACTTAGCTAACCCAAG GTTTATTAATGAAAGGATTGAATCTTTGGTTCTTTCTTCTAGCAAGAAGACTGATAAAGGAGTTACATCATCACAACAAGAGGGATCCCAAAACAATCCATCTTCAAGGACTTCATCTGATCGTTTTTCTGGGGTTTTGGACCGTTCAAATAAAGGTGTTGAACTTGTGCAGTTTAAGCACACTCATTCTGTAACTGCTTCAGGTGAAGCTGCAAAAGGAATTGCTAATGGAACTGTTCTCTTGAAGAATCAGAAACACTCTGTGTGTGATTTATCATCGAGCAGTTATCAAGCTAGTGCAGTGCCTATGATTCACAAACTGCACCCTACCACATCAAATCTTATACCAGGTGATGCCCAATCATCTCAGTCCAAGAATTCTTCGCCCTTGGGTTCCCAATGCCGACCAAGCGGAGAGTGGGGTCAGATGTTAGATGTGATGTCCCGCAGAAAAACTCAAGCTCTTGCCCCAGAGCATTTTGAAAATATGTGGACAAAAGGGCGCAACTACAAAAAGAAGGAAGGTGTTAACCAGTCAGCCAAGCAAGTTATACAGAATTCCTCGGCTGGGAATACTATGGATCACTTGAGGGTGACATCCAAGCACAAGATACAGGATGGAACAGTCAAGGCTTATACTTCTACGAGAAACACTGTTTATCCTCAGCATAAAGATTCACACATGGTAGAAAATTCATATGCCCATATTGATGGGAACAGGTCAACTCAACCTATTGTCACATCATATCAGGGAAATGCTGAGCATGATCCCATGCATTTGGAGGAGGATGAACTGGAGAGTGAGAGCTCTTACCCGACCGAAGATGATGAAACTAGCACTGTCACAGGGCTTGATTCACCTGTAACCAAagtttgggatagtaaaaataacAGACATGCTGCAGTTTCACATATACGGCATCCTCTTGAAAGTTCTGATGGCCGTTCGACTAGAAAGAGCAGTAAAGGTCATATTCGATACCAGAGATTATCTAAAACACATTCTGGAAGGAAAAGATTCAGGTCAAGCAATCAAAAGGTTCCCATCTGGCAAGAGGTTGAAAGAACAACTTTGTCGTTGGGAGATGGCAAAGATATTCTGAATGCATCAAAACATGACGCAGAAGCGGATGATCATGATGATTCTGACTCAGAATCGCCAGGTAGAGTTCATAGTGGAGCAGCTGCTTCTTCGTCTGCACCATCTATTTCTATATCCAAAGCTTGTAATTCATCTCTGAAGTCTCCCGAAAACTCCTTTTTGGAAGATTCATTCCTGAAGTTGAGATGTGAG GTCTTGGGTGCCAATTTTGTGAAGAGTGGTTCTAAAACATTTGCTGTGTATTCCATCTCTGTGACAGATGCAGATAATAATAACTGGTCAATTAAAAGAAG GTTCCGTCATTTTGAGGAGCTACATCGGCATCTTAAAGAATTCTCAGAGTATAATCTTAGTTTGCCACCGAAACATTTTCTGTCATCTGGCCTAGAGTTGTCTGTTGTTCAAGAAAGGTGTAAATTGCTTGACACATACTTGAAG AAGCTACTTCAGCTTCCAACTATATCCGGATCCATAGAAGTTTGGGATTTCCTTAGTGTGGATTCCCAG ACATACATGTTCTCAAATTCCCTTTCTATCATCGAAACATTATCAG TTGACCTAGCTGATAAGCCATATGAAAAGCAAACAAAGGTTCAGAGTTCAATGGAGGACATAAATGACCAGTTAAGCATCAAAAGGAAGGAACACCTAGGAACCAAGAGTCAGGAATCTACTTTCATGCCAGATATTTCAGAATTGAAGACCAGAAATGTTAAGAACTTTTCAGGAAAAAGTTCTGGAAAACAGTGTAAAAATCAATTTGATGATCATTCAGGGAGTGATTCAGATGGTAGGTTGCAAAAGAATAATTCTTCATTCATCAAGCCTGGAAAAGCTCCAAAaagttcagagagaagttctgatGATAGTCCACAAGAGACATCTCAGTCACTTCTTGAAGCTGCCGCTGACCCTACCCTTCCTACTgag TGGGTGCCTCCAAATCTTAGTGTTCCGATATTGGATTTGGTGGATGTGATTTTCCAGCTCCAAGATGGTGGTTGGATCAG GCGTCAGGCCTTTTGGGTAGCCAAACAGGTCTTGCAACTGGGCATGGGTGATGCATTTGATGACTGGCTAATTGAGAAAATCCTGCTGCTGAGACGGGGATCAGTAATTGCTTCTATTATCAAGCGTATTGAGCAG TAA
- the LOC131256706 gene encoding uncharacterized protein LOC131256706 isoform X4 — MSTGRQTVKDLIEEAKKRIVLLLICIFGLSYIMSLTSSSVWVNLPAAASLIVFLRYISFDMEMRKRGAAYNRPPSVENPPEKKSFEIPKIAPENSNWRRKVNSPTVEAAIDQFTRHLVSEWVTDLWYSRLTPDKDGPEELVQIMNGVLGEVSFRARDINLIDLLTRDIINLICNHLELYRVCQAKIGKHETGKMPIGHQDTQLKLVLASENKLHPALFSAEAEHKVLQHLMGGLISLTFKPEDLQCSFFRHTVRELLACAVMRPVLNLANPRFINERIESLVLSSSKKTDKGVTSSQQEGSQNNPSSRTSSDRFSGVLDRSNKGVELVQFKHTHSVTASGEAAKGIANGTVLLKNQKHSVCDLSSSSYQASAVPMIHKLHPTTSNLIPGDAQSSQSKNSSPLGSQCRPSGEWGQMLDVMSRRKTQALAPEHFENMWTKGRNYKKKEGVNQSAKQVIQNSSAGNTMDHLRVTSKHKIQDGTVKAYTSTRNTVYPQHKDSHMVENSYAHIDGNRSTQPIVTSYQGNAEHDPMHLEEDELESESSYPTEDDETSTVTGLDSPVTKVWDSKNNRHAAVSHIRHPLESSDGRSTRKSSKGHIRYQRLSKTHSGRKRFRSSNQKVPIWQEVERTTLSLGDGKDILNASKHDAEADDHDDSDSESPGRVHSGAAASSSAPSISISKACNSSLKSPENSFLEDSFLKLRCEVLGANFVKSGSKTFAVYSISVTDADNNNWSIKRRFRHFEELHRHLKEFSEYNLSLPPKHFLSSGLELSVVQERCKLLDTYLKKLLQLPTISGSIEVWDFLSVDSQTYMFSNSLSIIETLSVDLADKPYEKQTKVQSSMEDINDQLSIKRKEHLGTKSQESTFMPDISELKTRNVKNFSGKSSGKQCKNQFDDHSGSDSDGRLQKNNSSFIKPGKAPKSSERSSDDSPQETSQSLLEAAADPTLPTEWVPPNLSVPILDLVDVIFQLQDGGWIRRQAFWVAKQVLQLGMGDAFDDWLIEKILLLRRGSVIASIIKRIEQILWPDGIFLTKHPRRQRPPPSASQLQNSRSGNPSMMVSTPKEEIQKNNGKEQNLLVDEQQEFEAAQRAKFVYELMVANFCR; from the exons ATGAGTACGGGGCGGCAGACTGTTAAAGACCTCATCGAGGAAGCGAAGAAACGGATCGTGTTATTGCTGATTTGCATTTTTGGACTTTCCTATATCATGTCCT TAACAAGCTCCTCCGTTTGGGTCAATTTGCCTGCTGCCGCCTCCTTAATTGTCTTCCTCCGCTATATCTCATTTGATATGGAAATGCGAAAAAGAGGTGCAGCATACAACAGGCCACCTTCAGTTGAGAATCCACCTGAAAAGAAATCTTTTGAAATTCCAAAGATTGCCCCTGAAAACTCAAACTGGAGAAGAAAGGTGAATTCTCCCACTGTTGAGGCAGCAATCGATCAGTTCACAAGACATCTAGTTTCTGAGTGGGTGACAGATCTGTGGTACTCACGTTTAACTCCCGATAAGGATGGTCCAGAGGAGCTGGTGCAGATCATGAATGGTGTCCTTGGAGAAGTTTCATTTCGTGcaagagatataaatctcattgaTCTTCTTACCAG GGATATTATCAATCTGATTTGCAATCACTTAGAGCTTTATCGTGTATGTCAAGCCAAGATTGGAAAGCATGAGACAGGTAAGATGCCCATAGGTCATCAGGATACACAACTGAAGCTGGTTCTGGCATCTGAGAATAAGTTGCATCCAGCTTTGTTTTCTGCTGAAGCTGAGCACAAG GTTTTGCAGCACTTGATGGGCGGGCTTATCTCTTTAACTTTCAAGCCAGAAGATCTGCAGTGTTCTTTCTTCCGTCATACAGTTAGGGAGCTTCTTGCTTGTGCAGTGATGCGACCTGTCTTGAACTTAGCTAACCCAAG GTTTATTAATGAAAGGATTGAATCTTTGGTTCTTTCTTCTAGCAAGAAGACTGATAAAGGAGTTACATCATCACAACAAGAGGGATCCCAAAACAATCCATCTTCAAGGACTTCATCTGATCGTTTTTCTGGGGTTTTGGACCGTTCAAATAAAGGTGTTGAACTTGTGCAGTTTAAGCACACTCATTCTGTAACTGCTTCAGGTGAAGCTGCAAAAGGAATTGCTAATGGAACTGTTCTCTTGAAGAATCAGAAACACTCTGTGTGTGATTTATCATCGAGCAGTTATCAAGCTAGTGCAGTGCCTATGATTCACAAACTGCACCCTACCACATCAAATCTTATACCAGGTGATGCCCAATCATCTCAGTCCAAGAATTCTTCGCCCTTGGGTTCCCAATGCCGACCAAGCGGAGAGTGGGGTCAGATGTTAGATGTGATGTCCCGCAGAAAAACTCAAGCTCTTGCCCCAGAGCATTTTGAAAATATGTGGACAAAAGGGCGCAACTACAAAAAGAAGGAAGGTGTTAACCAGTCAGCCAAGCAAGTTATACAGAATTCCTCGGCTGGGAATACTATGGATCACTTGAGGGTGACATCCAAGCACAAGATACAGGATGGAACAGTCAAGGCTTATACTTCTACGAGAAACACTGTTTATCCTCAGCATAAAGATTCACACATGGTAGAAAATTCATATGCCCATATTGATGGGAACAGGTCAACTCAACCTATTGTCACATCATATCAGGGAAATGCTGAGCATGATCCCATGCATTTGGAGGAGGATGAACTGGAGAGTGAGAGCTCTTACCCGACCGAAGATGATGAAACTAGCACTGTCACAGGGCTTGATTCACCTGTAACCAAagtttgggatagtaaaaataacAGACATGCTGCAGTTTCACATATACGGCATCCTCTTGAAAGTTCTGATGGCCGTTCGACTAGAAAGAGCAGTAAAGGTCATATTCGATACCAGAGATTATCTAAAACACATTCTGGAAGGAAAAGATTCAGGTCAAGCAATCAAAAGGTTCCCATCTGGCAAGAGGTTGAAAGAACAACTTTGTCGTTGGGAGATGGCAAAGATATTCTGAATGCATCAAAACATGACGCAGAAGCGGATGATCATGATGATTCTGACTCAGAATCGCCAGGTAGAGTTCATAGTGGAGCAGCTGCTTCTTCGTCTGCACCATCTATTTCTATATCCAAAGCTTGTAATTCATCTCTGAAGTCTCCCGAAAACTCCTTTTTGGAAGATTCATTCCTGAAGTTGAGATGTGAG GTCTTGGGTGCCAATTTTGTGAAGAGTGGTTCTAAAACATTTGCTGTGTATTCCATCTCTGTGACAGATGCAGATAATAATAACTGGTCAATTAAAAGAAG GTTCCGTCATTTTGAGGAGCTACATCGGCATCTTAAAGAATTCTCAGAGTATAATCTTAGTTTGCCACCGAAACATTTTCTGTCATCTGGCCTAGAGTTGTCTGTTGTTCAAGAAAGGTGTAAATTGCTTGACACATACTTGAAG AAGCTACTTCAGCTTCCAACTATATCCGGATCCATAGAAGTTTGGGATTTCCTTAGTGTGGATTCCCAG ACATACATGTTCTCAAATTCCCTTTCTATCATCGAAACATTATCAG TTGACCTAGCTGATAAGCCATATGAAAAGCAAACAAAGGTTCAGAGTTCAATGGAGGACATAAATGACCAGTTAAGCATCAAAAGGAAGGAACACCTAGGAACCAAGAGTCAGGAATCTACTTTCATGCCAGATATTTCAGAATTGAAGACCAGAAATGTTAAGAACTTTTCAGGAAAAAGTTCTGGAAAACAGTGTAAAAATCAATTTGATGATCATTCAGGGAGTGATTCAGATGGTAGGTTGCAAAAGAATAATTCTTCATTCATCAAGCCTGGAAAAGCTCCAAAaagttcagagagaagttctgatGATAGTCCACAAGAGACATCTCAGTCACTTCTTGAAGCTGCCGCTGACCCTACCCTTCCTACTgag TGGGTGCCTCCAAATCTTAGTGTTCCGATATTGGATTTGGTGGATGTGATTTTCCAGCTCCAAGATGGTGGTTGGATCAG GCGTCAGGCCTTTTGGGTAGCCAAACAGGTCTTGCAACTGGGCATGGGTGATGCATTTGATGACTGGCTAATTGAGAAAATCCTGCTGCTGAGACGGGGATCAGTAATTGCTTCTATTATCAAGCGTATTGAGCAG ATCCTTTGGCCTGATGGAATCTTTCTAACTAAACATCCAAGGCGTCAGCGACCACCCCCATCTGCAAGTCAGTTGCAAAATTCCCGTTCTGGCAATCCGTCTATGATGGTTTCGACACCGAAGGAGGAAATTCAGAAAAACAACGGAAAGGAACAGAATTTATTGGTAGATGAACAACAAGAATTCGAGGCTGCTCAACGTGCAAAGTTTGTTTATGAACTTATGGTTG
- the LOC131256706 gene encoding uncharacterized protein LOC131256706 isoform X5 yields the protein MSTGRQTVKDLIEEAKKRIVLLLICIFGLSYIMSLTSSSVWVNLPAAASLIVFLRYISFDMEMRKRGAAYNRPPSVENPPEKKSFEIPKIAPENSNWRRKVNSPTVEAAIDQFTRHLVSEWVTDLWYSRLTPDKDGPEELVQIMNGVLGEVSFRARDINLIDLLTRDIINLICNHLELYRVCQAKIGKHETGKMPIGHQDTQLKLVLASENKLHPALFSAEAEHKVLQHLMGGLISLTFKPEDLQCSFFRHTVRELLACAVMRPVLNLANPRFINERIESLVLSSSKKTDKGVTSSQQEGSQNNPSSRTSSDRFSGVLDRSNKGVELVQFKHTHSVTASGEAAKGIANGTVLLKNQKHSVCDLSSSSYQASAVPMIHKLHPTTSNLIPGDAQSSQSKNSSPLGSQCRPSGEWGQMLDVMSRRKTQALAPEHFENMWTKGRNYKKKEGVNQSAKQVIQNSSAGNTMDHLRVTSKHKIQDGTVKAYTSTRNTVYPQHKDSHMVENSYAHIDGNRSTQPIVTSYQGNAEHDPMHLEEDELESESSYPTEDDETSTVTGLDSPVTKVWDSKNNRHAAVSHIRHPLESSDGRSTRKSSKGHIRYQRLSKTHSGRKRFRSSNQKVPIWQEVERTTLSLGDGKDILNASKHDAEADDHDDSDSESPGRVHSGAAASSSAPSISISKACNSSLKSPENSFLEDSFLKLRCEVLGANFVKSGSKTFAVYSISVTDADNNNWSIKRRFRHFEELHRHLKEFSEYNLSLPPKHFLSSGLELSVVQERCKLLDTYLKKLLQLPTISGSIEVWDFLSVDSQTYMFSNSLSIIETLSVDLADKPYEKQTKVQSSMEDINDQLSIKRKEHLGTKSQESTFMPDISELKTRNVKNFSGKSSGKQCKNQFDDHSGSDSDGRLQKNNSSFIKPGKAPKSSERSSDDSPQETSQSLLEAAADPTLPTEWVPPNLSVPILDLVDVIFQLQDGGWIRRQAFWVAKQVLQLGMGDAFDDWLIEKILLLRRGSVIASIIKRIEQEKEDKWDL from the exons ATGAGTACGGGGCGGCAGACTGTTAAAGACCTCATCGAGGAAGCGAAGAAACGGATCGTGTTATTGCTGATTTGCATTTTTGGACTTTCCTATATCATGTCCT TAACAAGCTCCTCCGTTTGGGTCAATTTGCCTGCTGCCGCCTCCTTAATTGTCTTCCTCCGCTATATCTCATTTGATATGGAAATGCGAAAAAGAGGTGCAGCATACAACAGGCCACCTTCAGTTGAGAATCCACCTGAAAAGAAATCTTTTGAAATTCCAAAGATTGCCCCTGAAAACTCAAACTGGAGAAGAAAGGTGAATTCTCCCACTGTTGAGGCAGCAATCGATCAGTTCACAAGACATCTAGTTTCTGAGTGGGTGACAGATCTGTGGTACTCACGTTTAACTCCCGATAAGGATGGTCCAGAGGAGCTGGTGCAGATCATGAATGGTGTCCTTGGAGAAGTTTCATTTCGTGcaagagatataaatctcattgaTCTTCTTACCAG GGATATTATCAATCTGATTTGCAATCACTTAGAGCTTTATCGTGTATGTCAAGCCAAGATTGGAAAGCATGAGACAGGTAAGATGCCCATAGGTCATCAGGATACACAACTGAAGCTGGTTCTGGCATCTGAGAATAAGTTGCATCCAGCTTTGTTTTCTGCTGAAGCTGAGCACAAG GTTTTGCAGCACTTGATGGGCGGGCTTATCTCTTTAACTTTCAAGCCAGAAGATCTGCAGTGTTCTTTCTTCCGTCATACAGTTAGGGAGCTTCTTGCTTGTGCAGTGATGCGACCTGTCTTGAACTTAGCTAACCCAAG GTTTATTAATGAAAGGATTGAATCTTTGGTTCTTTCTTCTAGCAAGAAGACTGATAAAGGAGTTACATCATCACAACAAGAGGGATCCCAAAACAATCCATCTTCAAGGACTTCATCTGATCGTTTTTCTGGGGTTTTGGACCGTTCAAATAAAGGTGTTGAACTTGTGCAGTTTAAGCACACTCATTCTGTAACTGCTTCAGGTGAAGCTGCAAAAGGAATTGCTAATGGAACTGTTCTCTTGAAGAATCAGAAACACTCTGTGTGTGATTTATCATCGAGCAGTTATCAAGCTAGTGCAGTGCCTATGATTCACAAACTGCACCCTACCACATCAAATCTTATACCAGGTGATGCCCAATCATCTCAGTCCAAGAATTCTTCGCCCTTGGGTTCCCAATGCCGACCAAGCGGAGAGTGGGGTCAGATGTTAGATGTGATGTCCCGCAGAAAAACTCAAGCTCTTGCCCCAGAGCATTTTGAAAATATGTGGACAAAAGGGCGCAACTACAAAAAGAAGGAAGGTGTTAACCAGTCAGCCAAGCAAGTTATACAGAATTCCTCGGCTGGGAATACTATGGATCACTTGAGGGTGACATCCAAGCACAAGATACAGGATGGAACAGTCAAGGCTTATACTTCTACGAGAAACACTGTTTATCCTCAGCATAAAGATTCACACATGGTAGAAAATTCATATGCCCATATTGATGGGAACAGGTCAACTCAACCTATTGTCACATCATATCAGGGAAATGCTGAGCATGATCCCATGCATTTGGAGGAGGATGAACTGGAGAGTGAGAGCTCTTACCCGACCGAAGATGATGAAACTAGCACTGTCACAGGGCTTGATTCACCTGTAACCAAagtttgggatagtaaaaataacAGACATGCTGCAGTTTCACATATACGGCATCCTCTTGAAAGTTCTGATGGCCGTTCGACTAGAAAGAGCAGTAAAGGTCATATTCGATACCAGAGATTATCTAAAACACATTCTGGAAGGAAAAGATTCAGGTCAAGCAATCAAAAGGTTCCCATCTGGCAAGAGGTTGAAAGAACAACTTTGTCGTTGGGAGATGGCAAAGATATTCTGAATGCATCAAAACATGACGCAGAAGCGGATGATCATGATGATTCTGACTCAGAATCGCCAGGTAGAGTTCATAGTGGAGCAGCTGCTTCTTCGTCTGCACCATCTATTTCTATATCCAAAGCTTGTAATTCATCTCTGAAGTCTCCCGAAAACTCCTTTTTGGAAGATTCATTCCTGAAGTTGAGATGTGAG GTCTTGGGTGCCAATTTTGTGAAGAGTGGTTCTAAAACATTTGCTGTGTATTCCATCTCTGTGACAGATGCAGATAATAATAACTGGTCAATTAAAAGAAG GTTCCGTCATTTTGAGGAGCTACATCGGCATCTTAAAGAATTCTCAGAGTATAATCTTAGTTTGCCACCGAAACATTTTCTGTCATCTGGCCTAGAGTTGTCTGTTGTTCAAGAAAGGTGTAAATTGCTTGACACATACTTGAAG AAGCTACTTCAGCTTCCAACTATATCCGGATCCATAGAAGTTTGGGATTTCCTTAGTGTGGATTCCCAG ACATACATGTTCTCAAATTCCCTTTCTATCATCGAAACATTATCAG TTGACCTAGCTGATAAGCCATATGAAAAGCAAACAAAGGTTCAGAGTTCAATGGAGGACATAAATGACCAGTTAAGCATCAAAAGGAAGGAACACCTAGGAACCAAGAGTCAGGAATCTACTTTCATGCCAGATATTTCAGAATTGAAGACCAGAAATGTTAAGAACTTTTCAGGAAAAAGTTCTGGAAAACAGTGTAAAAATCAATTTGATGATCATTCAGGGAGTGATTCAGATGGTAGGTTGCAAAAGAATAATTCTTCATTCATCAAGCCTGGAAAAGCTCCAAAaagttcagagagaagttctgatGATAGTCCACAAGAGACATCTCAGTCACTTCTTGAAGCTGCCGCTGACCCTACCCTTCCTACTgag TGGGTGCCTCCAAATCTTAGTGTTCCGATATTGGATTTGGTGGATGTGATTTTCCAGCTCCAAGATGGTGGTTGGATCAG GCGTCAGGCCTTTTGGGTAGCCAAACAGGTCTTGCAACTGGGCATGGGTGATGCATTTGATGACTGGCTAATTGAGAAAATCCTGCTGCTGAGACGGGGATCAGTAATTGCTTCTATTATCAAGCGTATTGAGCAG GAAAAAGAAGACAAATGGGATTTATGA